One Hypomesus transpacificus isolate Combined female chromosome 6, fHypTra1, whole genome shotgun sequence DNA segment encodes these proteins:
- the tcf21 gene encoding transcription factor 21, with amino-acid sequence MSTGSLSDVDDELLDGIVKFGSSGKDSGTSNESTEESSNCEGSSVNDRADGSVKKRKTSSRKTTRNGVAQEGKQVQRNAANARERARMRVLSKAFSRLKTTLPWVPPDTKLSKLDTLRLASSYIAHLRQILANDKYENGYIHPVNLTWPFMVAGKPENDLKEMLNTTRLCGTAS; translated from the exons ATGTCCACGGGGTCCCTCAGCGACGTCGATGACGAACTTTTGGACGGCATTGTGAAATTCGGCTCTTCTGGTAAAGATTCAGGAACGTCTAATGAAAGCACCGAGGAGAGTTCGAACTGTGAGGGTAGCTCAGTGAATGACAGGGCTGATGGTTCGGTAAAGAAAAGGAAGACTTCGTCTCGGAAAACCACGCGCAATGGTGTGGCACAGGAGGGCAAGCAGGTGCAGAGGAACGCAGCTAATGCACGGGAACGAGCAAGGATGCGAGTGTTGTCCAAAGCCTTCTCTCGGCTGAAGACTACATTACCATGGGTACCCCCGGATACCAAGCTGTCCAAACTGGACACGCTGCGTTTGGCGTCAAGCTACATTGCTCACCTGCGACAGATTTTGGCCAACGACAAATACGAGAACGGATATATTCACCCAGTAAATCTG ACGTGGCCTTTCATGGTCGCAGGCAAACCAGAGAACGATCTGAAGGAGATGCTCAATACAACACGGCTGTGTGGAACTGCCTCCTGA